The genomic DNA AGGTCGCCTGCGAGACTCTCAttgacgccgccgccgccgacgacgacgacgacggcgacgaggATCGGCCGGATCCACCGCCACCGCTaacggcggcggaggcggaggccgaGGACCCCGACCTCCCCCCGGAGTCGATCGAGGTCCCGATCGGCGGGGAGGGGATCGACTGGGCGAGCCTAAACGCGGTATACGAGCGGGACGACTCCACCAAGGGGAACACCAACCCCAAGTCCAACCACTCGAACCCTAATCCTaactctaaccctaaccctaaccctaaccctagagcaCGCACGAATGCCAGCAACGCGAAGAAGACCCCCATCATCGCCTTACCTGGAAGGTTCGtcccgcggcggcggaggccgacCCCCCCGCAGCCCCCGCAGCCCCcgcagccgcagcagcagccgcagccgcagccgagGCCGCAGGGGCGGATCATCCccagggcggcggaggcgggggcgggggcCGATCCGGGGTCGCCGGAGGTCTCGTGCTTCGGGAAGGTGCTGTCCGACCGCGAGCGGCGGCCGCGGCGACCGGCGGCGCGAGGCGGCGGGTGCTGGGCGGCGCTTGCGGCGGCGCTCGGTTGCGGAGATACGAAGATGGCGGaggttgaggaggaggaggaggaggaggtggtggtggtggtcggaGGATGCTCCGCGCGTTCGCACGCGAGGGATTATGCGGGCGATCGGGGGTTGAAGAGATTCGCATCGGGGCGGAGGGAACGGGAAGGGGAATGGGGACACGTGGCGGAGGGAGGCGAGGGGAGGTGGGGGCGGGGGTCGGTGGGTTTGGTTGTGATGGAGGACGCGGGAACAGGTACGGGTACAGCAGGAACAGAGCGTAAACGGGAATAAACGCCGGGGAGACGCTCTGTCACTGTTTTAGTGGGGCCCAGTGTTTTTGTGCTGAGTACGTACGTTCGTTCTTTGGCGGATTTTGGTCGCGTTATTTCGTGGACCGCGTCTAGCACGTCATCTGTAGACCGGACCAATTAAATACTTCCATACTTGAATT from Ananas comosus cultivar F153 unplaced genomic scaffold, ASM154086v1, whole genome shotgun sequence includes the following:
- the LOC109705448 gene encoding atherin-like, whose product is MPQVDLETLACGGSDRKVACETLIDAAAADDDDDGDEDRPDPPPPLTAAEAEAEDPDLPPESIEVPIGGEGIDWASLNAVYERDDSTKGNTNPKSNHSNPNPNSNPNPNPNPRARTNASNAKKTPIIALPGRFVPRRRRPTPPQPPQPPQPQQQPQPQPRPQGRIIPRAAEAGAGADPGSPEVSCFGKVLSDRERRPRRPAARGGGCWAALAAALGCGDTKMAEVEEEEEEEVVVVVGGCSARSHARDYAGDRGLKRFASGRREREGEWGHVAEGGEGRWGRGSVGLVVMEDAGTGTGTAGTERKRE